The Bombus pascuorum chromosome 4, iyBomPasc1.1, whole genome shotgun sequence genomic interval AATCGCAATCCAAAGTGTTGTACAaatgaataatgaatttatcgaTATCGGTATCAAACGCTGTTGATATTTGAACAAAAAGGATTAAAGAGTAAAATGTATGGTGTTATGATAAAAGAGAACGAATGacataatatgtatttgtaaTTCGTATTAATTACTGCAAAAATTAATGGTGCACACATTTTACACATGACGAACGAAGTGTATGATGAAGATTAATCTTCATAATTCTTGATATTACAACGTATCTCtcgttattttactatttccttttttattagttttgcACACTTCTACATCCGTATACCGATGATATAATtgtatgatttaaaaaatcattaatttgAGAAAACTTTGGATAAAACGATAACGCTAAAACTCTGGATGTTCAATGGTCATTCTTTATCTGCGcttgcttttttcttcttcatcatCTTGGTACCGTATCAATTTTAAGTATTTGacttgttatatttttgtagaaattagTTATGATAAAACTTTGTTTTAAGAGGTTCCGATCGTACGTGAATTCTGATTTCAgggaaatgtagaaaataaaagaagacatttcatttactaaaataatttttattttatggttTATTATCAAGGTAAAGCTGTATTCTATTaagataaattctttttttaatcatttataaggtcatttctttctaatttgGTATTAATTCGTTgtgtttgtataatattttttaaattaatccaaatttaattattaattatttatgaattcaCTTGATACCAgactttctaaaaatattgGGATACATTAtggaaaatggaataaaaatgattagttCTACGGAACTGCCCAATTCGCGGCCAAATATTTCGAATGAAGTGGAATTACCGATTGATATGCATTTCAACGAAGGCCACATTGTTAGTATTGTCTTTTACAGCGTGTTAATGATAATATCTGCAATCGGAAACACGACggtgttaatattaattaagcgTCGCAAACGTGTATCCAAATCGAGAATACACACGATGTTAATGCATCTTGCGATCGCTGATCTACTTGTAAGtataatttagtatatttttctctctttatcaatattgcaatattataataaaatttaatacctTATAATTGCTATAGTTttgatttgtaatttataattaaatttttcgaaGATCGATAACATTTTGGACGAAGATCTAGTGATCCCTTAATTTTTCGTAATGTAGTAGTAGATTATGGTAATTTTGGTCATTTTTCTtgaggaaattaattaacgcgtTCGTAATTACAAGCTAATATCGTAAcaattatatcgttaaaaagTTCACTATCGACACATagactataaaataaaagtaaagtaaGATACTACGTACAATTTGCCTCTATGTATTAACAAACATTAATACCATGCAACAATGCTACGTAAATTAATGATCTGTGTACAGagtatttttcattcaaaataATCGAACTAgtttaatatgttttataaataaatagaaggaAAATACATACTACATAGAAAtgagttttattaaataaaattatattaacctGAAACAATTTTCAGGTAACTTTTTTAATGATGCCACTCGAAATCGGTTGGGCGGTCACAGTCTCCTGGAAAGCAGGAGACGCGATGTGCCGAATAATGGCATTTTTTAGGATGTTCGGTCTGTACTTATCATCTTTCATTCTGGTATGCATAAGTATGGACAGGtcagtttaattttttaaagaaatcttattttttctattttttctttcttttctcactcaatatagttaaaaaaattgtactgACCATTTTAGGAAACTTACGTcgcatttcttttttgtagTTCTCAATTGTTGAATcaactaatatttaaattttcctatacaaaaaattgcaaatataaaacttacattatatttaaaaaaatttccgaatttgttataagtataaaagatagagttataaaaaagaaattctcatATACTATTTATCTGCTtttacatttcatatattcatGGATAAggcaatgaaataaaaaataaagtaataatgaATTCTATTTTTAGTGGCATCatagttaaatttttaataatttcttacaaaattgaaataaaatattactgaaaaatattaaattttctaatttcagaTATTATGCAATAATAAGACCATTGCAATTGTGGGATGTTAatagaagaggaaaaattatGTTATGCATCGCTTGGGTGGGATCTGTCGTATGTTCAATGCCTCAggtatgataattataaataactgATAAAAGTGGAGAATCTTACCTTTTCTAATTTAGTTcaatatacacataatatatgtactgtaatttttttctttcttagatGCTAGTATTTCACCTGGAAACCCATCCAAATATCACATGGTATTCACAATGTGTCACGTTTAATGCATTTCCAACATATACTCACGAAATAACTTATTCTCTCTTTGGAATGATCATGATGTATTGGTTTCCCCTtgtcgtaataatatacaccTACGCGAGCATTTTACTGGAAATATGCAGAAGATCGAAAAAGAGCGAaggtaatatatataaatttcagtaaattcttataaaatcagaaaacaatttacttattttttatgaaatagtaaATGGTTAACGAATTTCAGATAAAATTCGTCGTTCTTCTATGGCTTTTCTTACACGAGCGAAAATACGAACTTTAAAGATGACTGTGATCATTGTTGCTGTATTCTTTATTTGCTGGACgccatattacgtaatgagtcTTTGGTAAGTGCTATTGTTCGttaataggaaaatatatgtattaggaCATTGAATCCTAAATTATcctacattatatatatataagtatatctgacattgaaaagaaatataccTAAATGTATAGGTATTGGATTGATCGAAATTCAGCATATAAAGTCGATCAACGAATCCAGAAAGGTCTCTTTCTATTCGCATGCACAAATTCTTGCATGAATCCTATTGTTTATGGTGCATTTAATATTAGAGATCGTAATAaggtaaatatttcttctttttctactcGGTAACTATATAAATAGatatctatataatttaatgttatttcaGACATCTGTAAGACCAACTACTATAGAAACTCGAGTCACTCCATTGTCACTGTCACTCAAGCTTCTTGACTAACGTTTACTTTTctgtaagaaatattaattagaattgtAAGTTAAGTCTAGTCCTCAATATCAAATTTGACTGTGATTGACCATATACttcaaaaaatgatatttgctATAATTAAGTACTAAATATTAATAGCTTTTTTGGATGAAGACCAAATATGCTGTAAGTTATCCTTACAATAGGGTTGCATTCGAGTATCCGAGAGTACAGGTTCGGGATGAATCGGAAGAATTCGGGTGAGAGCCTGCCCGAATCTTTCCAACCCGTCCCGAAGCTTGGATTTCCAAGTCCCTTACAACCTTAAGCacctgtatatatttaaaataataattaaattattaaacttcCCTAAAGTAACAATACTATTTATTCATTcatttgtatgaaatttaaataaagttattttcttacaataaaaaatattaataaaatagacaGTTCTTCATATAGTTGACATAGAAATTTAACAGTCATAGAAAAAACAgagaattattacaaattatatatttactttactttattaGTACATAACCTGTGATAAAACattccttttatttctttacattATGTTAAGTAACTTCTTGCCTGAAAgtgtgttttaaaaaattaaaaaccatTACAAAACTACGTCAGTAACATGCTCTCTTAAGAAGAATCAGTCGAAAACGGAAGCACACATTCTCatattatatcgataatttaaGCGAAATGCACTTTAAAATGATTGAAACATATACATTCCTTGCAACTGTTTAAGACGCGTGTCCACCAATCACACTAATAGTTCATAAACGTTTGCAAGCCTATTAACCAGTCAATGCACAGATGGAACATGCATGCACACAAATATTTACTAACATTTGTAAATTCTTTCCAATAATTTCGacagaagaaatataataaactagCATTGTCCACAGGAATAGCACCTTATGTGGTTGTGGATTTCTTACAAATCACAACTATCAAACAAACAAAGGCACGATGAAGAGACATGACTACTATCGTCTTCAAAAACTAGCTTTATCTATCcttatttattagtatttgagcgacatttaataaatatttgccaCTAATATTTGCTAACATCTCTAAATGCTCACAAACATTTGTAAGCATTTTACACGATCGGTGGATACGCGAATGTGTGCAGCAATCTCTTTTTTATCTCGAGCAGATATAGGAAACCTTCGTTTAAAGAAAGTGATTCTATTAATCTTATCCTATTACTCAAAAAATAGCTAAACTAGGAGCGAACTTAAACTTATCTCAGATAAGATAAGACAAACCATGACGTGTCAATATACTCGGTATTATAGGAAGTTATGTAAAAGAATCTCAAACATGGCtgcattttaataaattatgttattgCATTAAATTAAAACAGTTTCATTGAAATTGTATCAAAATGAgcagtttcttcgtttcattaaTGATCATGAGCTATTTACGGTTTCAAATGACGatataaatcttattttaGCGCTGTTAAGATTTTGCAGccctatttttttataagtattttataactgttattttaaagtaaattttaaagaaaaatttacaatgtgatttttatacatttttgatttTGCACAAATATTCGAGTTATTTATAATAGGGAAATATAAAACACCATGTATCGTAAACACAATTTGTTGTACAAAAGAATAGTCAATGCATAAATAGATTTTTGCCAAAAGTCTTTAATGAGTATAGTTTAATTCGGCATGAAACGTCTCATATGCAAACAGCACCAGTACTTACGTTTCTTCACCATTTTGGATGAATTTGATGGAAAGACCACTGTTGATACGTATTATTGATATCACATGGCATTAGTGATAACTGTTGAGTTTGAGGATGAAGTGCCATGCACTTCTTGTGCACTCTGTGTAAAAGCGTCTTCGTTTTCTGCAAAAgtaatatatcatttataataaaataaaaaattgggTAATAAAATGGTAACATATTTACTGACATTTACCTCATCGTATTGCCATGGACCATCTACAGTCCCTAACCGGCAAAATACGAATTTCACTCCTTGACTATCAGCAGATATGCATCGTTCTCCGACACCTAATTGACCTTTCGCGTTTAATCTAATtaactgaaaaatataaactatataaaaatataaactatataaaactgaaactatataaatcataattcataaataaagaattttgcTTGAAAAgagatgtaaaaaattaaaaattacctgATTATTACCAAATCCATGACAATCAGTAGTAGCCATTAAACTAGGAGGCGAATGACTCATTGTATCCAAACACATTCCTGTCGCTATGTTGCGTAActaagattaaaaaaataaaaataaaaaaaaaagaagaatttcagTGACATGTAGAAACATACACgaacataaaaaattataggTGATAGATATTGCTATTATTACCTCTCCCCAGTGAATATTAGGTGGTAATTCgggaaatttatcgaaaacatCATAAGCAACATTTTCCATATACCACTGAAAACTTTTAcaccttttccttcttttaaattctaattgcTCTGATATATCGCCATGATCAAGCAATTGCGCTAGTGGTTCccttgtataaaaaaattctttatgtTTATCATCAAACCAAGTTTCGACCACTCTTTTATAATTCTAGAAAGATTtaacgatttttataaatttatattaaatcatatattattttatatccttcaaattaatttatacccataaaaatgttttacttaCTATGGTGATCAGCGGCCCCTTTTTCTTTTGAGCCAATTTTCCAAATGTATAAGGCATAAACCCTCTATACACATGACCAACGTGCGAACATGGTACCCAAAGAATACTTCCCCCACACTGCCATATTTTGAATGATAACTCAAAGTTTTCTCCACCCCACACAAGTAATCCGTCATCATATCCACCCAATGACAAAAAGTATTCACGATTTATCGCAAATAAACCACCGGCGTGAGTAGGAGACCTGAAATGAGTTATTCCTAATATATGAATGTAAAATAACTTCGTTCTACACGcctaagaatattttttaaaatgtgaGTTACTTGTATGGCATGCTGTTATAAGGTCGAGATTTTTTCTCCCGTGCAGGTAgttcattttctttatacaACATTCCCCATTCAAAAATACCTCTATATAAATGTCCTTCTTGATACACAGGTCGATACTCAAAGGTCTTATGATCAATGCCATCGATAATAGGAACTGTCATCACAGttctagaaatatttaaaagattttaataaattaactttCAGATGAATAATAgacaatttatttgataaaaaattacctATCAACAGCTATTGGGGCTAAGAGAGGTGGTAACCAGTTAACATTAACTTCACAATGTGCATCCAAAAACACTATAACTTCACCCTTAGCTTCACGTGCACCACGTGATCTTGTTCTTATTAAACCTTCTCTTTTATCATTccttattaattttactttacctTCCCACCGTTCTATATATGAATCTAAATCTCcttttaaattatctataaaaatacatacttgttattacttttattttgatagTCTTACCATATTACTGCTATTCACCTTTATCAGAAAAGTCATCTACAAGTaaaatttcttccaaaaatTGTGAGGGAGTACGATTTATCACACTGTGAACAGTTCTCAGTAATACAGACCAACCTTCATTATGAAATACTATAATTACACTAGTTCGGGGCAGTACTTCTGGATAATTCCAGTGTTTACATCTGTAAACAGAATAAGTGAAAATCTAGTTTAAATAGtactgttataaaatttttatttgtagcaATATTGATTTACTCAGGCATTCTTGTATCAAGGATCGATCtatctaatgaaatttcatccgAGCACACCATATTCATGCCATAATCTATTTCTGATTGTTGAACATCATTCTGTTGATCATCCCTAAGGATATAAGGTTTACCTCCTTCTCCAGGTCCACTTCTAATTGATATATGTTTGAGCTCAAAATTACCAAGCTCTTTTGATAGAACTGGTACCTATATAATAgtagtttatataaaatatatttatataaaagtataaaaaacattttatcttcttttactttaaaagaatttcttgctttagttccttttttaaatgtaattattgttTTGAATGTATCTTTATCATACTATGCTAAGTGCAATATACTATAGGTgacatacttttattattagtcATTTAGAGAAAgttttaatgaataaattattacagttcatttttgtaatttaatttaagacaAGATTACTTTTAATAGGATGTTGATActtttatgtttaaaaaattatgtttatatattataagaataatttaacattatatttacCTGTTTAACCTTTAGACTATCTGACCAATATTCCTTTAAATTGTTGATAGGCTTGTCAGAAAAAAAGTTTATAGCAATATACAATGTGTAAAGCAAAAATATGCTACAGATAATAATACTGAAAAGACGATTTCGCCTGAGCTGTACAATTCTCATTTTGTTTAGGATAATGACacctgaaataaaaatttgacaataacatttttataattcataacATTATAATCAGAAAATTTATCTCATTATATATTGAGAAatctacataaatataaaataaaaaataatctttagATACATGACAAAAATAACTGATAAAGAGGAAAAAACGAAGTATGCA includes:
- the LOC132906462 gene encoding adipokinetic hormone/corazonin-related peptide receptor variant I, with protein sequence MVYYQDFLKILGYIMENGIKMISSTELPNSRPNISNEVELPIDMHFNEGHIVSIVFYSVLMIISAIGNTTVLILIKRRKRVSKSRIHTMLMHLAIADLLVTFLMMPLEIGWAVTVSWKAGDAMCRIMAFFRMFGLYLSSFILVCISMDRYYAIIRPLQLWDVNRRGKIMLCIAWVGSVVCSMPQMLVFHLETHPNITWYSQCVTFNAFPTYTHEITYSLFGMIMMYWFPLVVIIYTYASILLEICRRSKKSEDKIRRSSMAFLTRAKIRTLKMTVIIVAVFFICWTPYYVMSLWYWIDRNSAYKVDQRIQKGLFLFACTNSCMNPIVYGAFNIRDRNKTSVRPTTIETRVTPLSLSLKLLD
- the LOC132906451 gene encoding N-acetylgalactosaminyltransferase 7; protein product: MRIVQLRRNRLFSIIICSIFLLYTLYIAINFFSDKPINNLKEYWSDSLKVKQVPVLSKELGNFELKHISIRSGPGEGGKPYILRDDQQNDVQQSEIDYGMNMVCSDEISLDRSILDTRMPECKHWNYPEVLPRTSVIIVFHNEGWSVLLRTVHSVINRTPSQFLEEILLVDDFSDKDNLKGDLDSYIERWEGKVKLIRNDKREGLIRTRSRGAREAKGEVIVFLDAHCEVNVNWLPPLLAPIAVDRTVMTVPIIDGIDHKTFEYRPVYQEGHLYRGIFEWGMLYKENELPAREKKSRPYNSMPYKSPTHAGGLFAINREYFLSLGGYDDGLLVWGGENFELSFKIWQCGGSILWVPCSHVGHVYRGFMPYTFGKLAQKKKGPLITINYKRVVETWFDDKHKEFFYTREPLAQLLDHGDISEQLEFKRRKRCKSFQWYMENVAYDVFDKFPELPPNIHWGELRNIATGMCLDTMSHSPPSLMATTDCHGFGNNQLIRLNAKGQLGVGERCISADSQGVKFVFCRLGTVDGPWQYDEKTKTLLHRVHKKCMALHPQTQQLSLMPCDINNTYQQWSFHQIHPKW